A segment of the Pelotomaculum isophthalicicum JI genome:
TTATCAGGCGCTTGTTCAGCACCTTGGAAAGCGCTGTCTATTTACCGGTTTATATTAGTATGAGGCCTCTTACACCACGTGATTTTTACGGGGCATTACTTGTTCAGGCCGGTGTAGAACCGGCGTATTCGGTCGCAAAAGCCCGCCAGCAATGGGACGAGGCTCTTCATGCCCGCACTGCTCAGGGTGAACGTGCCTTGGTTGTGGTTATCGATGAAGCACATGAGATGAGTGAAACAATGATCCAGGAGCTTCGCTTTGCGGTAAGTCAAAACATGGATTCGTGTTCCTTCTTTCCTTTGATTCTCGTTGGACAACCGGAATTACGGAAAATGTTACGTCTTAAAAAGTATGAGGCAACGGCGCAACGGATTGGAATGCAGTACCATCTAACGGGCCTGACGAAAGAAGAAACGATCGCCTATATTAGGCACCAATTGAACTTAAGCGGTACTGAACGACCGATATTCGCTGAAAGCGCCTTGCAGCGTGTATATGCTGCAAGTCAAGGTATCCCCCGTGTCATTAATCTTATCTGTTCGAATGCGTTATTTGACGCCACCAACAAGAATCAAGAAGTGATAGAGGAAGGCGATATTGCGCGGGTTCTGGCCGATTTTGAGCGTCAACGGGGATAACGGGGTTTATCCCCGTTATCCCCACAATACACATCGGATGGCATATGCCGTTCATTCTTCACAATGAATGGCATATGCGGTCCATGTGAGTGGCGTTACATTTCTCACTTGCTTGGCTGATTGGCAAAACAACTCTCACGCCATTGACGGTGAGAATCCCACCGTCAAATTACGTGAGAAGCAACA
Coding sequences within it:
- a CDS encoding ExeA family protein; translated protein: MTVSHMQPFTKELDPTLSYESRGHQEAMARLKLMIKHRHLGVLTGEVGSGKSMLIRRLFSTLESAVYLPVYISMRPLTPRDFYGALLVQAGVEPAYSVAKARQQWDEALHARTAQGERALVVVIDEAHEMSETMIQELRFAVSQNMDSCSFFPLILVGQPELRKMLRLKKYEATAQRIGMQYHLTGLTKEETIAYIRHQLNLSGTERPIFAESALQRVYAASQGIPRVINLICSNALFDATNKNQEVIEEGDIARVLADFERQRG